From Curtobacterium sp. SGAir0471, the proteins below share one genomic window:
- a CDS encoding LysM peptidoglycan-binding domain-containing protein has protein sequence MKKLSRTRTIVGGLAFAGIAATGVGLAAAPANAASGSTWDALAQCESGGNWAINTGNGYYGGLQFNLGTWQAHGGTGNPASASREAQIAVAERVLASQGWGAWPACSAKLGLSGTTGAAPQAAAPAAPQQQAAPKATTPSAPKATTQAAPKATTPAAPKAAVSSKPAAVPTSGKTYTIQSGDTLDQIATKLNIDGGYMKLWAANTSTIDDANLIYAGQELQLPA, from the coding sequence ATGAAGAAGCTTTCCCGTACCCGCACCATCGTCGGTGGCCTGGCGTTCGCCGGCATCGCCGCGACCGGTGTCGGCCTCGCGGCAGCGCCCGCGAACGCAGCGTCCGGCTCGACCTGGGACGCCCTCGCGCAGTGCGAGTCCGGCGGCAACTGGGCCATCAACACCGGCAACGGCTACTACGGTGGCCTGCAGTTCAACCTCGGCACCTGGCAGGCGCACGGCGGCACCGGCAACCCGGCCTCCGCGAGCCGCGAGGCCCAGATCGCCGTCGCGGAGCGCGTCCTCGCGTCGCAGGGTTGGGGCGCATGGCCGGCCTGCTCCGCGAAGCTCGGTCTGAGCGGGACGACCGGTGCCGCACCGCAGGCCGCGGCCCCGGCCGCACCGCAGCAGCAGGCCGCGCCGAAGGCGACCACGCCGTCCGCGCCGAAGGCGACCACGCAGGCGGCTCCGAAGGCGACCACGCCGGCCGCCCCGAAGGCTGCCGTGTCGAGCAAGCCGGCAGCCGTGCCGACCAGCGGCAAGACGTACACGATCCAGTCGGGCGACACGCTCGACCAGATCGCGACGAAGCTGAACATCGACGGCGGCTACATGAAGCTCTGGGCCGCGAACACGTCGACCATCGACGACGCGAACCTGATCTACGCCGGCCAGGAGCTCCAGCTCCCCGCCTGA
- the rlmC gene encoding 23S rRNA (uracil(747)-C(5))-methyltransferase RlmC, with protein MQCDYFDRGVCRSCTLMGQPYGDQVLDKEIRTRELLHDAVEAAGGAGAVEWLPAITSPESGYRNKAKMVVGGTVQRPTVGILDHRQRGVDLRHCGICTPGIQRALPVLADFIADAGLIPYDVAARRGELKFVLVTESPDGELMVRFVLRSEGQLPRLREHLDHLRRVLPEAGVVTANLLPEHKAVTEGEREVVLTEQETLPMRFDRVTMHLRPQSFFQTNTSVATQLYDQAAAWIDEVAPASMWDLYCGVGGFALHAARPGRAVTGIETSREAIRSAKQSAREAGLTDLRFAADDATEHALRARPDALPELVVVNPPRRGIGETLATWLEESDVDHVVYSSCNPVTLAKDLARMPSLRLRRARVLDMFPQTGHLEAVTLLSRR; from the coding sequence ATGCAGTGCGACTACTTCGACCGGGGGGTGTGCCGGTCGTGCACGCTCATGGGCCAGCCCTACGGCGACCAGGTGCTCGACAAGGAGATCCGCACACGCGAACTCCTGCACGACGCCGTCGAGGCCGCGGGTGGTGCCGGCGCCGTGGAGTGGCTGCCCGCGATCACCAGCCCGGAGTCCGGCTACCGGAACAAGGCGAAGATGGTGGTCGGCGGCACCGTGCAGCGTCCCACGGTGGGGATCCTCGACCACCGGCAGCGCGGCGTCGACCTGCGGCACTGCGGCATCTGCACGCCGGGCATCCAGCGGGCGCTCCCGGTCCTGGCGGACTTCATCGCCGACGCCGGGTTGATCCCGTACGACGTCGCGGCCCGTCGGGGCGAGCTGAAGTTCGTGCTCGTGACCGAGTCCCCGGACGGCGAGCTCATGGTGCGCTTCGTGCTGCGATCCGAGGGACAACTGCCCCGGCTGCGGGAGCACCTCGACCACCTGCGACGGGTGCTGCCCGAGGCGGGCGTGGTCACCGCGAACCTGCTGCCGGAGCACAAGGCGGTGACGGAGGGCGAGCGCGAGGTCGTGCTGACCGAGCAGGAGACGCTGCCCATGCGCTTCGACCGCGTCACGATGCACCTCCGGCCGCAGAGCTTCTTCCAGACGAACACGAGCGTCGCGACCCAGCTGTACGACCAGGCCGCGGCGTGGATCGACGAGGTCGCACCGGCCTCGATGTGGGACCTGTACTGCGGGGTCGGCGGCTTCGCCCTGCACGCCGCGCGCCCCGGTCGTGCCGTGACGGGGATCGAGACCAGTCGCGAGGCCATCCGGTCCGCGAAGCAGTCCGCGCGGGAGGCCGGGCTGACCGACCTCCGCTTCGCCGCCGACGACGCGACCGAGCACGCCCTCCGTGCGCGGCCGGACGCGCTGCCCGAGCTGGTCGTCGTGAACCCGCCCCGCCGGGGCATCGGCGAGACGCTCGCGACCTGGCTCGAGGAGTCCGACGTCGACCACGTCGTGTACTCGAGCTGCAACCCGGTCACCCTCGCGAAGGACCTCGCGCGCATGCCGTCGCTCCGCTTGCGGCGGGCGCGCGTACTGGACATGTTCCCGCAGACCGGTCACCTGGAGGCCGTGACGCTGCTGTCCAGGCGCTGA